The Lycium ferocissimum isolate CSIRO_LF1 chromosome 1, AGI_CSIRO_Lferr_CH_V1, whole genome shotgun sequence genome includes a region encoding these proteins:
- the LOC132046645 gene encoding uncharacterized protein LOC132046645 gives MSEKDSECPETAKSKNVPENSDGIDELKGLDDNSSKMVSVFDSSFDISGKSLDFPLLEGVEGGVEGLYMYKNVFNLIPKSIGALGKVKILKFFGNEVNLFPNGELRNLVELESLQVKVSLPGMSGLDLQKLKNLKELELCKVPSRPSAFPILRDIAGLKRLTKLSVCHFSIRYLPPEIACLTNLECLDLSFNKMRNLPVEVTHLSSLLSLKVANNKLIEVPPGLSSLQRLESLDLSNNRLTSLENLDLLSMYNLQRLNLQHNKLLRCCSIPSRVCCNLEGNFIDLSKDDFTSSSSEMDVLEGDDQETSEISPNGASITLSGHLCGSSSNHRCFRPRKTKRWKRQYYLQQRARQERLNNSRKCGSCKHSELIDNSLVEGSSSIADHDTNDKELFAEEAECKDSLDSVVDEHIRLKEDHYVERSSCVAPDSIETCIDNQNCKTCDASVGSLSDAADVVEESPSSEASNSPLKSKRHLDGVIDNPKPCKTRRPTDHSEVSCKYSMMSFCGIDDYLPDGFYDAGRDRPFMSLRSYEQNLHLDSREVILVDRQRDEMLDAIALRAEALIFHFKQMDGLFKDREHVAVDNLQIASLLALLVSDHFGGSDRSNVVQRARKEVSGSNYSKPFVCTCPTGNDDITSMVTKDSPSVSGDIHFLDLCEKALCSIKSRQNSIVVPIGSLQYGVCRHRALLMKYLCDRIEPRISCELVRGYLDFSPHAWNVIVVKRGESWVRMIVDACHPLDIREETDPEYFCRYVPLRRINVPVVPDGSPGQVSSFPSLSGSDKIHKAPSSTLIQCKLGSHETLAKVRTLEVAKSLADEIRNFEFNCIGEVRVLGVLNSSCIVKYYGHQISSRWAPSSDGSSESRTLQSAILMEHIKGGSLKKYVDKLSNAGEKRLPVKLSVFIARDVTSALTELHSRHIIHRDIKSENILIDLDKKRADGTPTVKLCDFDMAIPLRSYLHTCCIAHNGIPPPDVCVGTPRWMAPEVFQAMKKRNIYGLGADIWSFGCVLLELLTLQLPYSESSELDIHNSLQAGKRSQLPEELEAMAASKSELEDLAKSCSGSDLDKKQSESCILRFLVSIYCWCTEKDPGDRPTAENLYNLLLTCANSLTSQSQEDS, from the exons ATGTCTGAGAAAGATTCAGAATGTCCTGAAACTGCTAAATCCAAGAATGTACCTGAAAATTCTGATGGAATTGATGAATTAAAGGGTTTAGATGACAATTCAAGCAAGATGGTATCTGTATTTGATTCAAGTTTTGATATTTCTGGAAAAAGTTTGGATTTTCCATTATTAGAAGGTGTAGAAGGTGGTGTTGAgggtttgtatatgtataaaaatgtatttaatTTAATACCTAAGTCAATTGGTGCACTTGGTAAGGTTAAAATACTTAAGTTTTTTGGGAATGAAGTTAATTTGTTTCCAAATGGTGAGTTAAGGAATTTAGTTGAATTAGAGAGTTTACAAGTTAAGGTATCATTGCCTGGTATGAGTGGATTGGATTTGCAGAAATTAAAGAATTTGAAAGAATTGGAGTTATGTAAAGTTCCTTCAAGACCTTCAGCTTTTCCAATTTTAAGAGATATTGCTGGTCTTAAAAGACTCactaagctatctgtttgtcaTTTTTCTATCAG ATACCTGCCTCCTGAAATTGCCTGTCTCACTAATTTGGAGTGCCTAGATCTTTCATTCAATAAGATGAGGAATTTACCAGTTGAGGTAACTCATCTTAGCTCCTTACTGTCACTGAAGGTGGCTAATAATAAATTGATTGAAGTACCTCCGGGGTTGTCTTCTCTGCAAAGATTAGAGAGTTTGGACCTTTCTAACAATAGATTAACATCTTTGGAGAATCTTGATCTCCTTTCAATGTATAATCTGCAGAGACTCAATCTTCAG CACAATAAGCTTCTTAGGTGTTGTTCCATTCCTTCACGGGTATGCTGCAATTTGGAGGGGAATTTCATAGATTTGTCCAAGGATGACTTCACCAGCTCATCTTCAGAAATGGACGTGCTTGAAGGTGATGATCAAGAAACCTCTGAGATTTCACCAAATG GAGCTTCTATCACATTGTCGGGTCATTTATGTGGCTCATCATCCAATCATCGATGTTTTCGGCCTCGAAAAACCAAGAGATGGAAGCGGCAGTATTACTTGCAACAGAGGGCTCGTCAGGAGCGATTAAATAACAGCAGGAAATGTGGTTCCTGCAAACATTCTGAGCTAATTGACAATTCTCTGGTGGAAGGCTCGTCAAGCATAGCGGATCACGATACAAATGATAAAGAACTGTTTGCTGAAGAAGCTGAGTGCAAAGACTCTTTAGATAGTGTTGTTGACGAACATATCAGATTAAAGGAGGACCATTATGTAGAAAGATCTTCATGTGTTGCTCCTGACTCCATTGAAACATGCATAGATAATCAGAATTGTAAAACATGTGATGCTTCAGTAGGTTCTCTTTCTGATGCTGCTGATGTGGTCGAGGAAAGCCCGTCTTCCGAGGCATCTAATAGTCCTCTAAAATCGAAAAGGCACCTCGATGGGGTCATTGATAATCCAAAACCATGCAAAACCCGCAGACCAACGGATCATTCAGAGGTATCCTGCAAGTACAGCATGATGTCCTTCTGTGGTATTGATGATTATTTACCAGATGGCTTTTATGATGCTGGACGAGATCGGCCATTTATGTCGCTTAGGAGTTATGAGCAGAATTTGCATCTTGATTCACGGGAAGTCATTTTAGTTGACAG GCAAAGAGATGAAATGCTGGATGCCATTGCTCTACGTGCTGAAGCACTGATCTTTCATTTTAAGCAGATGGATGGTCTGTTTAAAGATAGAGAACATGTTGCTGTAGACAACTTGCAAATTGCATCACTGCTTGCACTTTTAGTGTCGGATCATTTTGGTGGAAGTGACAGAAGTAATGTTGTACAGAGGGCAAGGAAAGAAGTATCTGGGTCGAACTATAGCAAGCCTTTTGTCTGCACATGCCCTACCGGAAATGATGACATTACCAGCATGGTCACAAAAGACAGTCCTAGCGTCTCAGGAGATATACATTTCCTTGATCTTTGTGAAAAAGCACTTTGCTCCATAAAATCGAGGCAAAATTCTATTGTTGTTCCGATTGGGAGTTTGCAGTATGGTGTATGTAGGCACAGGGCCTTGCTTATGAAG TACCTGTGCGACCGAATAGAACCTCGAATATCTTGTGAGCTTGTTAGGGGTTATTTGGATTTTTCACCGCATGCATGGAATGTGATTGTGGTAAAGAGGGGTGAATCATGGGTTCGAATGATAGTTGATGCGTGCCATCCCCTTGATATCAGAGAAGAGACAGATCCAGAATACTTTTGCAG GTATGTTCCACTAAGGCGGATAAATGTTCCAGTTGTGCCAGATGGTAGTCCTGGTCAAGTTAGCTCTTTTCCTTCTCTATCGGGTTCTGATAAAATTCATAAAGCTCCTTCCTCAACCCTCATCCAGTGTAAATTGGGATCACATGAGACTCTGGCAAAG GTGCGAACTTTAGAGGTAGCCAAGTCCTTGGCGGATGAGATTAGGAATTTTGAGTTTAACTGCATTGGAGAAGTTAGGGTGTTGGGTGTCTTAAATAGTTCGTGCATTGTCAAATATTATGGCCATCAAATATCTTCTAGATGGGCTCCTTCATCAGATGGCAGTTCAGAAAGTCGTACTTTGCAGTCTGCCATCTTGATGGAGCACATTAAAGGGGGTTCACTAAAG AAATATGTAGATAAGCTATCTAATGCTGGTGAGAAGCGTCTTCCCGTTAAGCTGTCGGTATTTATTGCCCGAGATGTAACAAGTGCATTGACAGAGCTGCATTCTAGGCATATCATACATCGTGATATAAAAAGTGAAAACATCCTGATAGATCTGGATAAGAAGAGAGCTGATGGTACCCCTACAGTAAAGCTATGTGACTTCGATATGGCGATTCCCCTTCGTTCATACTTACATACTTGCTGCATTGCCCATAATGGAATTCCTCCACCGGATGTATGTGTTGGTACACCTCGTTGGATGGCTCCTGAGGTCTTTCAGGCGATGAAAAAGCGCAACATCTATGGGTTG GGTGCTGATATCTGGTCCTTTGGGTGCGTCCTTCTGGAATTGTTAACACTGCAACTTCCTTACTCAGAGTCATCTGAGTTAGATATCCACAATTCTCTTCAG GCGGGTAAACGGTCACAACTACCCGAAGAACTGGAGGCAATGGCCGCATCCAAATCTGAGCTAGAGGATCTAGCCAAGTCTTGTTCTGGCTCGGACCTTGACAAGAAACAATCTGAATCTTGTATCCTGAGATTTCTCGTTTCTATTTATTGTTGGTGTACTGAGAAGGATCCAGGCGACCGTCCCACAGCTGAGAACCTCTACAATCTCTTGCTTACATGTGCTAATTCCCTTACTTCACAAAGTCAAGAAGATTCTTGA